In Hermetia illucens chromosome 1, iHerIll2.2.curated.20191125, whole genome shotgun sequence, one genomic interval encodes:
- the LOC119650907 gene encoding uncharacterized protein LOC119650907 has protein sequence MLPITNEAFNSAWTALQNRYENKRLLISAQLNRLFTLPRMASRTSKELNTVINRVTEVLNSLKALGSPVQHWDQLLIHFITHRLDLQTREDWELTLGSSTEYPALERLTNFLMCRARALETMEGRLIQKDKEKTRPERINTGKPQTSKASHVHVTRSSHSNSAQFVKSKPTSNSSANYQTSCNFTQPDVLNQTSKPEVKSMLSFKSNYCSCCGGNHFVVCPNCPIVHVQIYRC, from the coding sequence ATGCTTCCCATTACCAATGAGGCGTTCAACTCGGCCTGGACAGCTTTGCAGAATAGATATGAGAACAAGCGGCTTCTCATTTCTGCCCAGTTGAACCGACTTTTTACGCTTCCAAGAATGGCGTCCAGGACCTCGAAGGAACTAAACACTGTCATCAACAGAGTGACTGAGGTGCTCAATTCACTTAAGGCGCTAGGATCGCCAGTTCAACATTGGGATCAGCTGCTAATACATTTCATAACTCATCGACTTGACCTGCAAACTCGTGAAGACTGGGAGCTCACACTGGGATCTTCAACAGAGTATCCAGCATTAGAACGACTCActaattttctaatgtgccgcGCACGCGCACTAGAAACCATGGAAGGTAGGCTAATTCAGAAAGACAAAGAGAAGACTCGGCCTGAAAGAATCAATACTGGGAAACCACAAACTTCCAAAGCATCTCATGTGCATGTGACGCGATCATCTCATTCGAACTCTGCTCAGTTCGTCAAGTCTAAGCCAACGTCTAATTCATCAGCGAATTATCAGACGAGCTGCAATTTTACTCAGCCAGATGTTCTCAACCAAACGTCGAAACCCGAGGTCAAATCAATGCTATCGTTTAAATCAAACTACTGTTCTTGTTGCGGAGGAAATCATTTTGTAGTATGTCCAAATTGTCCAATTGTCCATGTCCAAATTTACAGATGTTAG